A window of Cryptomeria japonica chromosome 3, Sugi_1.0, whole genome shotgun sequence contains these coding sequences:
- the LOC131874638 gene encoding uncharacterized protein LOC131874638: MEDLMTSEFADFVASNGQSVSALRDKYKKDSHAWWYLNGHTSPNLQTLAIKVLSQVASSSSFERNWSTYSFIHSVKRNRLAASKAEELVYVHSNLRLLTHKQNEYKDGSTKFWDVDPERTDLDFSAATQSLLSGESDSQCAASASGSEAACGSSTLPTSSNVNDDVDLDLPSDPYDAIADY, encoded by the exons atggaggatttaatgacaagtgagtttgctgattttgtagcctccaatggtcaaagtgtttccgctcttcgtgacaagtataaaaaggattctcatgcttggtggtacctcaatggccatacatcaccaaaccttcaaactcttgcaatcaaagttttatcgcaa gttgctagttcctcttcatttgagcgaaattggagcacatactcctttatccactcagtgaaacgcaaccgactggcagcaagtaaggcagaagagctcgtttatgtgcattcaaacttgcgccttcttactcataaacaaaatgagtataaggatgggagcacaaagttttgggatgtagatccagagcgaactgatttggatttttcagctgccacacaatctttactttctggggagtctgatagccaatgtgctgctagtgcaagtggcagtgaggctgcatgtggttccagtactctacctacatcatctaatgtcaatgatgatgttgatcttgatcttcctagtgacccatatgatgctattgctgattattag